The window CCATTCACATGTCTTCTGGCTACAAGGCTGCAATAACTACCAAACCTTATTGCTTTAGCCATTTTTCCACCAAACCCCATTTAAGCTTTAGTCATTCTTCTAGGAGCCGCCCTCTTGAGCACATCCTTGGTCCTATAACTTTCAGGGTGGGTCATCCATCGACTTCTCTTACGGATCAGAAGAGTAGGCCTCCCCAGGCCTTTACAGCAGAACATTCGGAAGAGGTTCTATTTTATACACAATTTAACTTTTGCCAAAGatcaatattttaatactaTGGTATTTGGAGGAAAATGAAAGACATTGCTTAGATATTTTCGGTTCCATTGTTTGAAACCAATGGAATTTGTAATGAAAAGGAATTGGAAGGGGCCGGATTCAGGAAATGGGTTACAAGTTTGAATTCCATCCTGAAATGGCTCTTTTAGCACTTCAAGAAACATTTTGCTTCCACATTTTATACTCAGTAACCATGTGCAGATTGTCATAAATGTTATACAATCCCTCGCTTCCAattcctttcttcttccttattcACTAATTTCTAATGGTCCTTAATAagtcaagcttgaacactaagCTCAGCTCGATTGACCAGCTAAATTTCACCCATATTTAATGTTACCATCCTAGAGTGTTGGGTGTCTTATGTTTAAAGGGTTGGAAAATTCTATAAAATCAGAATGTTGTTCTACTCATTTGAAATCTGGAATTGTTCCTATTGTCATGCATGAGGCTGTGCTGAAACTTCACATCCGCTTTCAAGTTATGGTCTATAACATAAAAAAACTGGTTATGGTCTGGATTGTGGTCGGTTCTTTATGCCATGCCAATGTAGAGGCAGATCAAATTGGGTCAGTCCTGTGCTTGACATGCATGATTGTGCAGCCTGGTAGAGCATTCCAATATCTATTCCAATTGCCATGAGCATTCCCCCACATGCTATTCTGGAATCACCCTGTAGATGGACCACTTGACCTAGGAAAAACCAAAAAGCCTGGTCTCTAGACGACACTGAAAAGCATTTTTGTCATTCCGTAGAGTACAGAATAATTTGAATACCAACCAAAGTTGGAAGCTTTGACGTTTTAGTACCTTCCCTTCCATCATCCATCCTTTGTAAAATTCTACTGCTATTTCCACTCCCTATTCTGTAACATCAGATAAGCGTGTTTTGGGCTATTAATCCCCATATTAATGTTCTATATAAAATACACTCTGCAACTCTAGTGTCTTGTAACAATTCGTGATGTCCTCTTTTTCAATTAACCCATCACATGATTGGGAACCAATTTGTGTATCCAAATCAACATCTAGCCTTGTTCTTCCATATCCACTTTGATACTGGAAGGCTTTACTAACCAACAAAAATCTGCATATGGTTGTTAATTTGCAGGTGGTGGAAGTGGCAAAGGAGCTAAAGGAATCTGGGCATCAAGATATAGCATTGCAACTACTGAAGATACACGATCGCCAACTCGATATTGAGAGAGATGCTGTCGGTTATTACacaataaaaatggaaataatgcAAATTCTCATTGATAAAGTACGTATTAGAACTTTCTGGACTCTTATGTGAAGAGAAAAATTAAGGACGTAATATCTCAAGACTTTGAAACCGACTTACACTTCTTTCTATCCCTAATTCTTTTGTGCTTTCCCATTTTGCTTCTTGAATGTTGTTTTTCTACAGAAAATGCGCAATGAGGCCTCGGAGTATTCCAGGGACATTGAGGAAAAGAGATCAAATCACAAGCATTATTTCAATTTCGAACCGTTTGATAAATTGAAGGTTCGTTACAATAGTGTTTcaccattgaaaatattataaggCATAGAAGCTTTACAAGGTGTCTTAAATTTGGC of the Vitis vinifera cultivar Pinot Noir 40024 chromosome 10, ASM3070453v1 genome contains:
- the LOC104880509 gene encoding uncharacterized protein LOC104880509 codes for the protein MESMIGYRFGTLPHQSIHMSSGYKAAITTKPYCFSHFSTKPHLSFSHSSRSRPLEHILGPITFRVGHPSTSLTDQKSRPPQAFTAEHSEEVVEVAKELKESGHQDIALQLLKIHDRQLDIERDAVGYYTIKMEIMQILIDKKMRNEASEYSRDIEEKRSNHKHYFNFEPFDKLKEKMHQI